One stretch of Candidatus Bathyarchaeia archaeon DNA includes these proteins:
- a CDS encoding 7-cyano-7-deazaguanine synthase yields MRKAVVMCSGGVDSVTTLYYVAKVIRASPILVINADYGQRMVKEERWCVKKAVEDLVSKGFNVAYKEIDISWMKSLSTSLLVKDDTPVPETPKEDIWDAEKAKMRILRWWDVVRNTMLLTIGLAHAEHFDLDSYIKTQQRDIYDVYIGIRREGPVMMKDNTPEFVAEMNRLVEHATHFGGYKISAPLIDVDKDGVVALGIGLGVNFLYTYSCYQGWDWTEKGEPIHCGFCSNCRRRKEAFELAGVADPSKYAR; encoded by the coding sequence ATGAGGAAAGCCGTAGTCATGTGCAGCGGCGGGGTCGACTCCGTCACCACCCTTTATTACGTGGCTAAAGTCATCCGTGCCAGCCCCATTTTAGTCATAAACGCTGACTACGGGCAACGCATGGTCAAAGAGGAACGTTGGTGCGTCAAGAAAGCCGTTGAAGATTTAGTGTCAAAAGGCTTCAACGTAGCCTACAAAGAAATTGATATTTCGTGGATGAAAAGCCTCTCCACCAGCCTGCTCGTAAAAGACGACACGCCTGTGCCTGAGACCCCCAAAGAGGACATATGGGATGCTGAGAAAGCGAAGATGCGTATTCTCCGCTGGTGGGATGTGGTTCGTAATACGATGCTGCTTACTATCGGCTTGGCTCATGCAGAACACTTTGACTTAGACAGCTACATCAAAACCCAGCAACGCGACATCTACGACGTGTACATAGGCATCCGCCGTGAGGGCCCTGTCATGATGAAGGATAACACGCCTGAATTTGTTGCAGAAATGAACCGCCTTGTTGAGCATGCGACGCATTTTGGCGGCTACAAAATCTCTGCTCCCCTGATAGACGTAGACAAGGATGGTGTTGTGGCTTTAGGCATCGGGTTAGGCGTCAACTTCCTCTACACCTACAGCTGCTATCAAGGGTGGGACTGGACCGAAAAAGGCGAGCCCATCCACTGTGGATTCTGCAGCAACTGCCGCCGCCGTAAAGAAGCCTTCGAACTCGCAGGTGTAGCTGACCCAAGCAAATACGCCAGGTGA
- a CDS encoding QueT transporter family protein has product MNTRFSTKSLALAIIYAAVYVALVVALAPVSYGAVQVRVADAMVALIPLFGWAGILGHTVGVFIANIFSTAGPLDLLNTIPSFAMTVVIWKLRNRSVIAGTLLYSAVLGVTVGAMLSYLYELPKLATILYVFVGIAIAATGIGYPLYRAVKKLGVIQRWLGTQP; this is encoded by the coding sequence TTGAACACCAGATTTAGCACGAAGAGTTTAGCTTTAGCCATAATTTACGCCGCTGTTTACGTTGCCTTGGTTGTGGCGCTGGCACCCGTAAGTTATGGTGCGGTGCAGGTGCGCGTTGCCGATGCAATGGTTGCCTTGATTCCGCTTTTTGGGTGGGCAGGCATTCTTGGGCACACGGTGGGGGTTTTCATAGCAAACATCTTCAGCACGGCTGGACCGCTGGACTTGCTCAATACGATTCCCAGTTTTGCCATGACGGTGGTTATCTGGAAGCTGAGAAACCGTAGCGTCATCGCTGGCACGTTGCTTTACTCAGCAGTCTTGGGTGTCACTGTGGGCGCCATGTTAAGCTACCTGTATGAGCTGCCCAAACTAGCAACTATCCTGTACGTGTTTGTCGGTATCGCTATCGCGGCAACTGGCATCGGTTACCCTCTGTATAGGGCAGTTAAGAAACTGGGCGTCATCCAACGTTGGTTAGGCACACAACCCTAA